A genomic region of Paenibacillus sp. PL2-23 contains the following coding sequences:
- a CDS encoding carbohydrate ABC transporter permease has product MEASTGIVGSRSKKRFDIWDVLINLSVLSASLACLLPFVHVASKSLSADAYVIANKVMLWPMGLNFTAYGKIFADASIMRSLYISIIVTIMFTILGMIITICAAYPLSRPTLKGRTTLTVIFLFTMYFSGGIIPEYMLVNNLGLLDTIWALVLPLAFSPFNLLIMKTSLSHSIPVSLEESARIDGAGHFRILWNIVLPLSKPILATLALFYAVGRWIAYQDALFYIKQAVDLRPLQLKLYYLVIQASESFQLEATQVQLTNPEVLKASCVVFATLPILLVYPFIQKYFVQGVMLGAVKE; this is encoded by the coding sequence ATGGAAGCATCCACCGGCATAGTGGGCAGCAGAAGCAAAAAGCGCTTTGACATATGGGACGTGCTCATTAACCTCTCGGTCTTATCCGCTTCGTTGGCCTGCTTGCTGCCATTCGTTCATGTTGCATCAAAGTCGCTCAGCGCGGACGCCTATGTAATCGCTAACAAAGTGATGCTGTGGCCGATGGGTCTTAACTTCACCGCATATGGCAAAATTTTTGCCGATGCCAGTATTATGCGATCGTTGTACATCTCTATCATCGTGACCATTATGTTCACTATTCTGGGCATGATTATCACTATCTGCGCCGCTTACCCGCTGTCCCGCCCAACCTTGAAGGGAAGGACAACACTGACAGTCATCTTCTTGTTCACCATGTACTTCAGCGGCGGTATTATTCCTGAATATATGCTGGTTAACAATCTGGGATTGCTGGATACCATCTGGGCGCTGGTTCTTCCGCTCGCGTTCAGCCCGTTTAATTTGCTGATCATGAAGACATCGCTGTCGCACAGTATTCCGGTCAGCTTGGAGGAATCAGCCAGAATCGACGGTGCCGGACATTTCCGCATCCTGTGGAACATCGTCTTGCCCCTCTCTAAGCCGATTCTCGCGACACTGGCTCTCTTCTATGCGGTGGGACGCTGGATCGCTTATCAGGATGCATTATTCTACATTAAGCAGGCGGTTGATCTGAGGCCGTTGCAGCTGAAGCTGTATTACCTGGTCATCCAGGCAAGCGAAAGCTTCCAGCTGGAGGCTACGCAAGTACAGCTCACTAATCCGGAAGTGCTTAAGGCATCCTGCGTCGTGTTCGCGACGCTGCCGATACTCCTGGTCTACCCGTTCATCCAGAAATACTTCGTTCAAGGGGTTATGCTGGGAGCCGTAAAAGAATAA
- a CDS encoding ABC transporter substrate-binding protein gives MFTALFVIVGLLAGCTGGNNNSNTNSSPSPTSSSTNSATETPDGAFPDYSKGFPEKVTLEIPVYERAFEGWNVTDNYYTRWVQKEFGDKYNITVKYVPITRANEVQDFEQLLASRKAPDIIFHYDMPQALNYYGEDVLQELNHDEIANYAPTYWANMSETIKQYGTVEDNQVFFFAARPNADNFTSLIRKDWVEKVGMKVEDLTSLEKYNEMLAKWKEAGLGTAGAGLLMNNYIYSYPFREWPVDPKYRALYSDLGVADLTTADSERFLRNLNYQYNNGLIDKEFYLRDDANKVKAEFVAGKTGTFGVYLTNNLDVISATLANNPEAEFAVVPPTAGVPEGYKPQARAYWPFGFIMGINYESSDEERAAVWMYLEWLSQPENLFFFQNGVEGQNYTLDAEGIAVRNPDFKGESVLSQNNNKDYWGLVTEIAQYDDPEKTRKANLRNWSPVGYEYLAEDLVKYYDQVAEYRTPDALFSVVLEKVNEYKADLNSLFQEQYVKLVLAKPEEFDALYEEAKKQYLQQGYQEILDEKQAAIDAGQFR, from the coding sequence ATGTTTACGGCACTGTTCGTCATTGTTGGTCTGTTGGCCGGTTGTACGGGCGGCAATAACAATTCAAACACAAACAGCTCGCCTAGTCCGACTTCATCCAGTACAAACAGCGCAACGGAAACGCCGGATGGCGCATTCCCGGATTATTCAAAAGGCTTCCCTGAAAAGGTGACGCTCGAAATTCCGGTGTATGAGCGGGCATTCGAGGGCTGGAACGTCACAGACAATTATTATACACGTTGGGTTCAGAAGGAGTTTGGCGACAAATACAACATTACAGTGAAGTATGTGCCGATTACTCGGGCTAACGAGGTGCAGGATTTCGAGCAGCTGCTTGCATCGCGCAAAGCGCCGGATATCATCTTCCACTACGACATGCCGCAAGCGCTTAACTACTATGGCGAAGACGTGCTGCAGGAATTGAACCATGATGAAATTGCGAATTACGCGCCTACTTATTGGGCCAATATGAGCGAAACGATTAAGCAATACGGCACGGTCGAAGACAATCAAGTGTTCTTCTTCGCCGCGCGTCCCAATGCCGACAACTTCACCTCGCTGATCCGCAAGGACTGGGTGGAGAAGGTAGGCATGAAGGTTGAGGACTTGACTTCACTTGAGAAGTACAACGAGATGCTTGCGAAGTGGAAGGAAGCTGGTCTGGGAACGGCGGGCGCAGGCTTGCTTATGAACAACTACATCTACAGCTACCCGTTCCGCGAATGGCCGGTTGATCCCAAGTATCGCGCGCTTTATTCCGATCTGGGCGTAGCCGACCTGACGACAGCGGATTCCGAGCGTTTCCTGCGCAATCTGAACTACCAATACAACAATGGCTTGATCGACAAGGAATTCTACCTTCGTGATGACGCCAACAAGGTGAAGGCAGAGTTTGTAGCAGGCAAGACGGGTACCTTCGGCGTATACTTGACCAACAATCTGGATGTAATATCCGCTACTCTGGCGAATAACCCTGAGGCTGAATTTGCTGTTGTCCCTCCTACTGCAGGCGTGCCGGAAGGCTACAAGCCGCAGGCTCGCGCATACTGGCCGTTTGGCTTCATTATGGGCATCAACTACGAGTCGTCCGACGAGGAAAGAGCGGCAGTATGGATGTATCTGGAATGGCTGAGCCAGCCGGAGAACCTGTTCTTCTTCCAGAATGGCGTGGAAGGACAGAACTACACGCTGGACGCTGAGGGCATCGCGGTCCGCAATCCGGACTTCAAGGGCGAGTCTGTTCTGTCGCAGAACAATAACAAGGATTATTGGGGTCTTGTAACGGAAATTGCACAATATGACGACCCTGAGAAAACACGTAAAGCCAATCTTCGCAACTGGAGCCCTGTCGGCTACGAATATTTGGCAGAGGACCTTGTGAAGTACTATGATCAGGTAGCGGAATATCGTACACCGGACGCGCTGTTCAGCGTCGTTCTGGAGAAGGTGAATGAATACAAGGCGGACCTGAATTCCTTGTTCCAGGAGCAGTATGTCAAGCTTGTGCTTGCTAAGCCGGAGGAGTTCGACGCGCTGTACGAAGAGGCGAAGAAGCAATACCTGCAGCAAGGCTATCAGGAAATTCTGGATGAGAAGCAAGCAGCGATTGACGCAGGACAATTCCGTTAA